DNA sequence from the Plasmodium brasilianum strain Bolivian I chromosome 4, whole genome shotgun sequence genome:
ATTCATTTTTTGCTAAGCTGCTTCTCATTGCTGCGCCTTAGCGGCATTATGCTCTTTTCGTTCATCCCCTCACTACACTATGCAGACTCAAAATATAAGTAGCGTTCCTTTGTAGAAAcgaattttatatatattttttttttttccttcttttttgctACTCCTCAGTTATGAGCATACATATCCAGGATATACATGCTTATAAGCGTACAtacaaaaacatatatataagcacatACTGAAGCACGTACAAAAGAACACTCTTATGACTCGCTCACCTTTCCCATTTTCTATTTACATACAAAAGGCATAACATATACAcgcatatacgtatatatatatatatgtagaataatttaaaattttacaaaattttaataaaccTTTTAAgggacaaaaaaatataaattaaaataaaataaaaaaaacatataataaaacaaaataaagcaaaataaagcaaaataaagcaaaatcaAACAAAAtcaaacaaaatataattaaacagaatataatttaattaaacagaatataatttaattaaacaaaatataatataagaaaacaagataacataaaattaagGGCCCATTTAAAAGGTAAAAGTTTTACGACAAAGtgtttttcaatttttttttttttttttttttttttggaaaatataaaattgagctgtaaaatgaaatattaatttaccgtaaattctaaaaaagaaaaaaaaataaaatattatgtaaaaaagcATGTTAATAATTCCTATTATGttataacttaaaaaatagttGGTAGATGATATACTCCCATACGTTGGTCGTACAAaggcatgtacatatacaagtgtatttatatgtatgtatatataaatgtacatataagtataaatatattatagcacatgtataaatatatatatatataattgcgGGTTTTAATATGTCCATCGGTATGCTATTTAGGTGCGCGTTAGAGAAGCACAAATTGAAAACTTCTACTGTACTTCACGTGGTATCTCATCAATTCACTAcactttatattattctatcttatcttatttttactatttttaatttatttttttttttttttatgctttttatatatgtcggatgtataaatgtacatatatatatatatatatatatatatatatatatatatatatatatatatatatatgtatgtatttacttATGCAtacgaataaaaaaaattaaagccCCTCTCTTGTTTCTTTGTTTCATTACAAAGCATGAAAAGCGTGTGTTTTCTAGTAATGCTCTACTGTAAGCACCAACATGTTGTTCTTCGATGGtccatttttcatatacttTCAGTAAGTATGTGTtgcatatgtgtgtatatgtacgtactaATTGACGGTATATCCTTAGTAATTTCTTCAATATATATGCCCCGCATACGCCGCCTAGTGTTATTATGATGTAGAAGAATTGTGAATTAAGGACGtgtttcatatatacatgctcttacatacatatgtacaatacatatatttttatattttatgtgtatGCTGCCCCACCTTTCTTAGTAGAATGTTATTACAAACAGTATATAACTGGAAGGTGAGtcctacttttttttcttttttttttttttttatttttacttgtaGGAACATAACATAGATACCTTCATTTCATTCGTAATAGCTATCATGTTATGAAAAGATGAAAGAACACTATTGCActaagtaaaattttttttttttttttttttttttttttttttttgtttatttacgtacacatatgtatttattcaCTTAAGTGAAAGAAAACAAATTCAAGCAAAGCACACTCCACTGAACAATATTTGTTTTCCAAAAATTGAAAGGAAGGAAgaattgatttttttttttttttattaacacaaAGTTTGTTcagaaaaagacaaaaaaaataaaataaaataaaataaaataaaataaaatatgaaagtgAGGAGGTAGTAATAAATAGCAAAatttaatgaagaaaaaggagTGAAGTTGCTTCTCGTAACTGACACAtgtagtatatatgtataaacgtAAAATATACGTTTTTACTACTTAcgtttataatttatacatatatgtatatattaacatgtaCATACGAATTATGGTACCTTTTAAAAAGGtcaaatttaaaacaaataaaagttatcatttattaatttttttttttttttttaaatgtaatatatgtagatagttatttaaaataaagcaaaattttCTACGTCAGCATGTAGATTGGTGGTTTGTCCCcttttttctactttttaagaaataaaaaaaaaaaaaaaggaagccATTAAAGCTGtagttgtatatatatatatatatatatatatatatatataggtacatgtatatgctcatatgtatatatggctcatatgtacatgtatatgaacatatacacGTGCTTACATGTAAGCGTACTTGCTCATAAGGCGCGTACGTCTGGCCGAAAAATCCATCTTGCTACGGAATTAGGCGAACAATAGAGTCGTCCACAATCGTTTCGTACTTATCGGAGGAGTGAAAAACGCATTCTCtttgaacatttttaaataagtccataatatttttacttttaatatattcgtCATAGGAGTCTTTGTTTCTCCATAACCTTAACTGAAGATAACTTAATGGTGAGTTATCCCAATTTATTGCTTTAAACAGTTTTGTGTACTCATACCCTTTATTCTTAAAGGaatgaatatttaatttgttatagTTTGCCTCaaaatttcttatatttttattgtcaACTATGTACTCATCAACATATATTAGATCCCCATATATACCCTTaccctttttcttttttatatattcaatttttccATATACATATCCACAAAAACACCCAACAAATAACCACACAAAATTTCGATGACCTATACTTGACGTCCTATACCAATAGGAAAACTTACCTGCCTtctgttttaaaatattaaggtAATCCCCCAAAATCATTTTCTTGCTTCGTTCCGTTCAACGAGTCCTTACGTAGTTCATACATCCAACAGCACGTAGGGGGAATTTCGTACGTGCCAATTTTGAAAGGACCTCTTTCGAAGGTAGTTCCTTCACAGTAGTACTCTATTTCCTCATACGCGCTTCCCCTTCAACAGTGTGAGAAAACAATACTCAATTTCTTActtaaacgaaaaaaaatgctccatggaatacacatatatatatatatatatatatatataaactctataaaatttttaaaaatgtagaagTTTTTcggaaaattatgaatatattataaacaaatatatttggGTATTACCCATACATATAGTATCAACACCCCAACGgtgttttcaaaaaattattaagtttataatacatttgtcatattacaatttttattttattttatttttattttggtaTACTCTCTTTATTgcttatttttgtatataaaatatttacttattttgaATGAAGAGTGTTTTGAGGCTTAACACTTGTAAGCATAACACTTTACCATTTTTCGCTTTACCCTTTTATGCTCTTATAAATTGTAAACGCATAGTTTAACACTCTTTTTCCCAATAAGGTATTACATACTTtgaaagaaatagaaaagtCTCGAATTACCTTGCTTGGTCAGTATAAATAGccattttgaattttttttttttatttttttttttttcatattttattttttattcttcttaatttttgttatactttttttaccGTTTTCCCATTTTGGCTTTCAAATTTAAAAGTTATATAACGCAGCAaaagggaaataaaaaaattaaaataggtTAAAAGGAGGGCAAAAGTTAAAATGGGTTAAACGTTGAAGTATGCTGGACGCTAAAGCATGATGAACATTAAAATGTGCTAAAAGGAGCAAAAGCAGTACACGACAGTTTGCGCGTCGCACCTGTGCACTTGTATTAATTTGcccatcattttttttgatttacaAAAAGGTGTATCAGTAAATGCATCAGTAAATGCATCAGTAAATGCATCAGTAAATGCATCAGTAAATGCATCAGTAAATGCATCAGTAAATGCATCAGTAATATGGATGAAGcatgaaaaattgaaaggGGCGGAAATGAGTTATAATCAATCATGAGTATTATTTGTGCGCATGTGATGATCCCACGCTCCTCCGGACATTTCTTCACGCCAGTTAGTGTtacaaattgaaaaattataaaaataaacatgcaagtagcaaaaaaaaaaaaaaaaaaaaaaaaaatgagcgCCCATATGTGTGcacatgtacacacataAACGCACACACGTGTACATATGGTagtgtatgtacatgtgtgtacatgtatacgCAATATGCGTATGCGTACCAAATCAACGCGATTGGCACGTTACATACAAGCGCGAGATTCGCGGAGAtgacttttcttttttatatataaaaaaaaaaaaaaaaaaaaaaaaatatggaggCAATTTTTATTGTCTCTACATCtttttacacattttaaatatgccTCACTGAACATTCATTTGTTTTAGTTAGATTCCTTTCCAAATATAGGTCGTTGTATTCGTGCCAATTTTTCGAAACATGTATGGTTTTCCCTTGTGTGCCCATCTTACATGATAATTAGaagtatgcatatgtacatgcatttTGAGTACGTACTTATGTTTGTGTGCATTTATGCTTACCTACTTGGACCCTCCGTCATCTTTCGCTATTTCGTCCATACCGATTCCTTTAATAAGTACACTGCAATTAAGCTTATCCTTAAAAGGCACCTTGAACTCTGCATGTTGATGTTTAAACGTTCTATGTTTATTGAAAAATTCTTTCATTGGTATTTCTTTTGAtccaatttcttttttatatggtAATAACATGCCGAGATCCcataattgaaaattttgGAATTCTAATAACTTAGCTAATGCACATAACTGAATTGTGCCAGCACAGCTTTTCCTTTGAAAACCAGTTAAACTAGTATATACAGACCCAACAGTATTGCCAATTTCTCCAGCTACTAATTTATCTTCAAACCATAACTCTACAGAATGCATCTGTACAttcttataaataatatttttttcaaaaatttttttaaattctttttgtACGAATGGGTAAAGCCAATTCTTGCCATGTTTTTCTACGATTCCTTCTATAACTCCATCAAAATCTTTGTCTacagttatataaaaatgtttacatTTCTTTCTAGcttttttagaaatatgtATTTCACTTGGATGCATACATGATCTAATGTAGTGTATCTTTGGTATTAATAAacattctttatatataatcgTTTCATAATTTTCTACTCTATATATTCTCTGTTTACTAGCTACAGGTATGAACCCTTCATAGAGCAACTGAGAAATAAAAGATGCATCAAAATGTACACACCACGTGTTCTcgtgttcataattttcttctattaatatatcgacaattttttctatattatgaTATGGTGTCAACAATGGGTAAAAGTTcaaacaattattatttttcattaaattgtAAATCTTCGTTAGTGCTTGTGGGTCCTCCTTTGACATCTTCTCAAcgattttatttatgttaacaTCATCGTCTAACAGTAGCTTCTTCGTCCGCGCCTCGCAGGCCTGGCCCCTACTATTTTGTTCGTTTATCATGCTTCTTTCGCTTCGTTTGCTCCTATCACTACTTCTACTTCTTTCGCTTCGTTTGCTCCTATCACTACTTCTACTTCTTTCGCTTCGTTTGCTCCTATCACTACTTCTACTTCTTTCGCTTCGTTTGCTCCTATCACTACTTCTACTTCTTTCGCTTCTTCCACTCCCTTCGCTCTTCTCGCTCTGTTCATCTTGTTCATTTATCACTTGCTCGTTTGAGGCATGCTCATTTTTATTGCACTCTCCTTTAGCATGATCACTTCCTTTCTTAACATTCAACTCCTTCACCCCATTACCTCCCCCCAGGCTTTCACatgtattcattttattcttgttgctcaaaaaaatggaaaaatgcTTTTTTTCGTCCTATGTGCACTAATTCATGTAAATAGGCaagtataataatgtatgtCAGCATTTACAGTCCCTTTAACCCCACACAAGGAgcagtaaaagaaaaataaaaaattaattaaaaaaatacacagaatgaacaaaatgaacataataaaacaaacacCACAAAACGAACAAACGATCAAACGAACATACGATCAAACGAACAAACGAACAAACGAACATACGATCAAACGAACAAACGAACAAACGAACATACGATCAAACGAACAAACGAACAAACGATTAAACGAACAAACGATTAAACGAACAAACGAACAAACGATTAAACGAACAAACGATTAAACGAACAAacgaacaaatgaacaaacgaacaaatgaacaaacgaacaaatgaacaaacgaacaaatgaacaaacgaacaaatgaacaaatgaacaaacgaACAAATGATCATCCACGTAGAAGAGCAAAAGAGTAAAAGAGCGTTAACCTATTTTTCAAACAGTAGCAAACGATCTCCCTCTATTTGCagcttttccttttccttttccttttttttttttttttttttttttttttgctgcaTTAAAAACACAAGGATACCGCGAAGagaaataatttctttatattatatataccccattcgcacacatatatgtacttgtGTTTTACATGTGTttacgtatgtgtatatgtatggaTACGTATGTATACCTATGCACGCACATGTACTTGGACTTGCGTATCCTTGTGTGCTCGTTTACTGCTTGCTGCAAAAAAATGGTactccttattttttaaggtCATAACTgagatatagaaaaaaataaaaaaaaaataaaaaaataaaaaatagaataaataaaaataaataaaatagatttaataaaatagatttaataaaatagatttaataaaaacaaacagCTAAGAAAAATTGGGGAATAaccaaaaaaatacaaagttAAAGAACGTTTAAAATTAGTTTACGtgctattttcttttttcctacGCAGATATATTTGCGGGTATACGAAAAaggcatatatacacatgtaagTATATTTGTGCGGgaatatacacatgtaatattcataatatatatatatatatatatatatatacgtacataagcACGttcgcacatatatattcctctctgtacatatgcacaagtcaataataaaggaaaaatgaaatgaaaaagtaaGTTACATACATTACTCcatatgaaaacaaaaaaaaaataaaaaaatatgcataatgctatttatattttttttaaaaaatgttcatcCAAAAATGCCGTAGGAGCTTATTACAGTCCTTGTTAGGTACGAAACAGCAAAgtgaatatacatatatatgtacatgtgaaAAATTGAGAATTATAAATCGTCAGGGCTGGAACGAACATTCTCATTTCTTGTCAGTGATCTCCTAAGCGTGgtgataaaatttaaaaaaaaaaagaaagaaaacaAGTGAAACAAACAAAGCAAACAAAACTAGCATAAACATGAACATGAACATCAATATGAACATCAGCGGTAacgtaaaagtaaaaaaaaaaaaaaaaagaataaaaatgaacatgcagtagaaaaaatggaaaaacaaaacgatacataaaaattgcaGTTTGTTAACAATTTTGTAAAACATCTATTTgtaagtttttttattatttaaaatagtaCTAAGCAGTGCATTGTGCTTATTATGTTTGCATGGTTATATGCGCATATGCGTCAGCGTGGCTTATATAAGACCTCCTCTCTACAAATCTTTTAGCCGATCAACAGCATCATATAAACAGCTTAAATCATTATACTGATAAggtatgaataaataaacgcTTAGATATCTAAGTAGACAAAGAACATTAAAATGGTAAAACCAAAGGTGTGTAATTCATAAAAAGCGTTAAATTGAACAATGGGGATAAAGACACTTCTTGTTGTAAGCTCATTCCTTTTATAACAGTACTCAGTAAAGaagatattattttaaaaaaaatagcttaACTCTTAAATTGGAGAATAACTGCTTTAATTCGtctcatatatatgtatcaccttaaaaaaagaattatctgttcacaatatatatatagagagagagcgtttaaacaaaatagaagGAATgataaaagtgaaaaaaaaaaaaaaaaaaaaaagccaaaatgattttttactAAACGCTCTTCTCACGTATTCCCTTGTGTTGTACGATACTATGTTATgtttttgttccttttttttttttttttttttttaccaaaaCGAATGAAACACTGTTATATATTCGTACAAGCACCTTCGTCGTACCTACTGTTACAGTTGTTACTGTCCAAGTTTATATAAACCCTGCAATGTTCAAGCAAGTGGTCATACATATTAAATCATTGTAAACCATTATTCTAATCGTTGATATCACTACATATACACTGTGTCTTAGTACTTTTTCAGTTATCGCCATCCCAATTATTGCAGCACTGATGAGTAAAACATGTGGCAACAGTCCGTTGGTAGGGAACATAATTTCACGTAAACAtggcaaaaaaaagaagaggcAAATGATGGGCCATAAATAGGGAtggcaaaataaatatacaaaataaaagataaaaaagaacaaagtatatatatcacaACATGATATACTGCATAGAGAAGGGGGATTTGCAGAAAACGTATCATCCCATCACTGTGTAAAAATGTTAGTCCATCCAACGTTTTACTAGTTCACTTGATGTGTTTATACTGTCGTTGTTTTAACATGTACATTACCATATCTGATATAAcgtacatgaaaaaaaaaaaagatggaaattttttttttataagcgaaaaattgatatatataaaatgatatcACAAAAAGTATCTCTCGAAGAAGGAAAAACagagaggaaaaaaaagaaaaacaaattaaaagatattaaaacaaattaaaagatattaaaacaaattaaaagatattaaaacaaattaaaagatattaaaacaaattaaaagatattaaaacaaattaaaagatattaaaacaaattaaaagacattaaaacaaattaaaagatattaaaacaaattaaaagatattaaaacaaattaaaagatattaaaacaaattaaaagatattaaaacaaattaaaagatattaaaacaaattaaaagatattaaaacaaattaaaagatattaaaacaaattaaaagatattaaaacaaattaaaagatattaaaaGGTATTAAAAgaagttaaaataaattgaaagatattaaatttttttttttttaaattaataaaaccAATACTTATCATATTTCTCCctaaatattgaaaaatcgCATAACAATTTTAGTAAAGATATATACACTTGTAGTAAAACCATTACGTGGAGTGAAGTTGTAGCATAGTGCCATTTTGAATCTAAGAAAAATGAGACTTTTACTATGTTTATAggataatatttcatttttaacaaGTCTATAAGTACAcccctttttcatttatgtttatgttaAAGCAAAAAAAGTAGGTGTATCCCCATACCTaatgatattatttatatcctcaggcacatattttttaagctttttttgtacattcaTCATTACCTTTTAGGGGGGATTCACTTTATTATAAGAACACTACGTATTAACATTTCCCTGCACGTTCCGTACGGTTGTACGCCTTGATTGTGAACATGCATTAAAAGGGGTATATGAGCAATAGTTGTGCTACGTGCATGCCCATGTTCTCCTGCGCACATGCTGAGTGGTTCGTATGGTGAGTGCTTCAAGCAAAATCGGACTGTTCGCATGTGtagaaaaattacaaaaatggcTGTTTTGCAATATATCATAATTCGATTTACGCTTTTCCCATTAAAACGAATGCGGGTACATACGAGCATACGTGcgtatatataagcatacgtgcgtatatataagcatacgTGCGTACAAATAAGCATACGTGAGTACCTATGTTATGGATATTTATTATGCACAACCCTACGGTTAATGCGTAGTTCGTAATGTGAAGATAAACTCATATAATTCCATAAATACCGGTGAGCCTCCCCTCTTtgaagaattatattaacGTGCGTAGTAGCTgtgttaatataatttttttgcaaCATTTTaccaatttttataaaacaaaatattaccAAAATATTGACGTCcgtttaacaaaatattaacgtccgtttaacaaaatattaacgtccgtttaacaaaatattaacgtccgtttaacaaaatattaacgtccgtttaacaaaatattaacgTTCGTTTAACAAAATATCCAAATTTTCTACCAAAATGGCCCATGATACCACGTAGTAGGAATACAGAAGTAAATCGTCCTATGCGCAAGTACATACTGTAAATATCGTACATAATGCGCATATTTCTATCTCAATATGCGTACAAATTATCACGTATAATATTCAAGTAAGGCATTTAAGCGTAGTGCATATCATCTGCATCTAGcatgttaaaaattttatctgcacttattttgtaaaaatgattggaaaaatttacaaaaaagcTTCAAAAAGTCAGCCAATTAAATGTTGTTAATtgtgttaaatttttttttttttttttttttttgtcgaGTACTATAAACaatttagttatatataatgaagaacaattaatcttttttttttttttttttttttctaaccTGAGAAAAACGGTTTAGCTTTTTCTCCTCGGGCTAACTTTGTATATACTACATTTGTCAAACCTCTTCCTTcccttaattttttacataaaattaaaaaatatataattttgttaatacaaagagagggaaaaaaaaaaaaagcgaaaCCCTAATGAAGTTGCAAGATAGCCAGATTCTTTTCCACTTTGCCACTTCACTACCTTGCCAATTTATCACTTTACCATTTGAGAACTTCTCTACTTCTGTacttctctttttcttcaaCCATTGTGTTATCCCTGCCAACTGATGGCACAACGTGTACATGTTTATATGGACCTATATCAACATATGTGTAGTTAAGACGAGCAGACAATCTTTTAAATGGATGGATGGATACTTGTGCAAAGCAAACATCGAGTGAGGGAGAAAAATTgtagaaatagaaaagaagGAAGAGCAACAGATGAACTTTTAAATACTACTCTAGGTGAGAGGGAAGAAGAGGAGTATAATGatgataagaaaaatttaaaaacaagaaaatgtacatatagtATAAACAGAAATAACAGGGATAACATTTacaaggaaataaaaaaaattatgagtcttttagaaaaaacagaattttttgaaaatttccagaaaaagtttaataaaatatataaacatgagATAAAAATAGTAGGAGCAATTTGTTTAGGTTTAGGGTCCTTAATAGACCTAAACTTGAATAGCAAAAGAGCATGTATGTACCAgctatgttttatattattagtgaaaaatatttatacgattgataaaatttttatttatgatcCGAAAATTACTAAAATGGAGCAAGGTGTATATAGCATTTTGAATATTCAAGTGCTTTCATGCAAAGGAATATATAAGAAGAGCAATTTCGAATCAGACACTCAAACTGCACATGTAGGAGAGGAAAAAACATTTCATTATACtactataaaattaaataagaacGAAAGGATGCTATTATTTATGCCCCATTGtgatatttgtttatatggtgaagttttatataatatttttatttatgaacagTTAAGATATGCtaatgttcattttttttttaatctggacaatacaatttttttggGAAATAGTTTTGATTATTACAAAGAACgtatctttttatataaaccaTTTGGATTGTCGTCTTACATAATTCAAATGCTGCAGGAGAATGaagatattttaaatttaaaaattaatgagaCCCATTCCTTCCAACTGcaaaagaattttaaatattcccattttattttttatattttaaacttTTCAAAACAGGTTAATTTCCCCGTATATTTTGAACAAATTTCAGCTTTTAATGACTTAGctattgtattattttgcaAAATACCAAACAAACCCATCTTTTGGGCAAGTGTTTATAAATTCTTGCTTGATCAGGCAAAAATTTGAGCCACCTACAGTGAAGTTCGCCGACGTGTTGCGGGTGTGTGggtattacatatatatatatatatatatatatacatgcatttatatacatgtgtttatatacatGCGTTTATATGCACTTTTATTATGTCTTCACggacatttatatatatttttattatgcatataggtatatgtataagtaatattattcaaataCGTACAATTGTACATTTACACGTACCTACtgttatatgtacacatgtaaaTGTTCATGTGAACGCGTCTTTTTCCGTCTGTTGGTAAAGTCGACCCATACTTCAAGGCATATGTTTCTCGTGTAGCAGTTCGTACAAGCCTTTTACAAATCGCACAAGCATTTacataaggaaaaataaaaacatgttTAACCGCAAATTTGTTGCCCCTTAAATAGTAAGGAaggaattttaaaaagcaaaatgtTGAAAGAGTTTTAATAGTGGTGCATGTTTGGAATTAAAGAAGCAAAATGGGTAAACAGGTAAATAGGCAAATGGACAAATAAGCAAATAAACAAGTAGACAAACGATTAAATACGTgccaaaatatataatgcagCAGATTTTGTCAAATGATTTAAGGTAAATTATGCctaaatatttaattgacATTTTTTGAAGATATTAGAAAGAACCAACAagtataacaaaaattttttttttttttttgttttttttttttgtttttttttttttgtttgtgtGTGTATGAAAAGGCGCCTTGGGGGGGGTACTGTATTCTtacattacttttttttttccgtgtATACCCTTATATTTCtcaattttgttaatttattttatcatgcttttttattttgttatatttttttatcatattttgtttcattatttctttttatttcttttccattttttcgtCTCATTTCGTCTCATTTCGTCCCATTTCGCACTTGTGGCATCCGCCTATTTCTGCATGCACGTCCGTGTTTCTTCAATTATGTTACgaggaattttttttccattccaTAGACAAAAATTGTCATTGTTTTGGTTAGAACGTAAAACTTTCCTCGTTCGTCTTTGTTTTTTACCATCACATGCACTCCAGTTCGACCAGGGACCATACTGACAGTTCACATTGTCATTCTCAACTTTtctacataaataaaaattattaacagtACATTTACGAGGGACATATGTTAA
Encoded proteins:
- a CDS encoding SRR1-like protein — encoded protein: MDGWILVQSKHRVREKNCRNRKEGRATDELLNTTLGEREEEEYNDDKKNLKTRKCTYSINRNNRDNIYKEIKKIMSLLEKTEFFENFQKKFNKIYKHEIKIVGAICLGLGSLIDLNLNSKRACMYQLCFILLVKNIYTIDKIFIYDPKITKMEQGVYSILNIQVLSCKGIYKKSNFESDTQTAHVGEEKTFHYTTIKLNKNERMLLFMPHCDICLYGEVLYNIFIYEQLRYANVHFFFNLDNTIFLGNSFDYYKERIFLYKPFGLSSYIIQMLQENEDILNLKINETHSFQLQKNFKYSHFIFYILNFSKQVNFPVYFEQISAFNDLAIVLFCKIPNKPIFWASVYKFLLDQAKI
- a CDS encoding arginyl-tRNA--protein transferase yields the protein MNTCESLGGGNGVKELNVKKGSDHAKGECNKNEHASNEQVINEQDEQSEKSEGSGRSERSRSSDRSKRSERSRSSDRSKRSERSRSSDRSKRSERSRSSDRSKRSERSMINEQNSRGQACEARTKKLLLDDDVNINKIVEKMSKEDPQALTKIYNLMKNNNCLNFYPLLTPYHNIEKIVDILIEENYEHENTWCVHFDASFISQLLYEGFIPVASKQRIYRVENYETIIYKECLLIPKIHYIRSCMHPSEIHISKKARKKCKHFYITVDKDFDGVIEGIVEKHGKNWLYPFVQKEFKKIFEKNIIYKNVQMHSVELWFEDKLVAGEIGNTVGSVYTSLTGFQRKSCAGTIQLCALAKLLEFQNFQLWDLGMLLPYKKEIGSKEIPMKEFFNKHRTFKHQHAEFKVPFKDKLNCSVLIKGIGMDEIAKDDGGSK